One genomic region from Diabrotica undecimpunctata isolate CICGRU chromosome 9, icDiaUnde3, whole genome shotgun sequence encodes:
- the LOC140450459 gene encoding uncharacterized protein, which produces MLLGLVDAHYKFIAVDIGSYGKNSDGGIFASSKLGRALEQGTIHIPEETVFPGTAIMAPYVIIGDSAFPLKTNLMRPYPEPQANNDSKKRIFNYRLCRSRRVVENAFGILAQKFRIYIRKLNSKPGNVENIILTTCILYNFLREDAVLQPGDSNELFVPQEGRTQFLSLPRQGGNAHESAFLVRETFKNFFNSDVGSVPWQIHK; this is translated from the coding sequence ATGCTACTAGGACTAGTGGACGCACATTACAAGTTCATTGCAGTAGACATTGGTTCCTACGGTAAGAATAGTGACGGAGGAATATTTGCTAGCTCAAAACTGGGAAGAGCTCTAGAGCAGGGAACGATTCATATTCCTGAAGAAACAGTATTTCCTGGAACAGCTATTATGGCACCGTACGTAATAATTGGCGATTCTGCTTTTCCTTTGAAAACAAATCTTATGAGACCATACCCAGAACCGCAAGCCAATAACGATAGCAAGAAACGAATTTTCAATTACCGGCTATGTCGTTCTCGTCGTGTTGTAGAAAACGCTTTTGGAATTTTGGCTCAAAAGTTTCGCATATATATCAGAAAATTAAATTCCAAACCTGGAAATGTAGAAAATATCATTTTGACTACatgtattttatataattttttgcgAGAAGATGCTGTTTTACAACCTGGGGATTCAAACGAATTATTTGTACCTCAAGAGGGACGGACTCAGTTTTTGTCATTGCCGAGACAAGGAGGGAATGCTCATGAAAGTGCGTTTCTCGTCCGAGAAACATTCAAAAACTTTTTTAACTCTGATGTTGGGAGTGTCCCATGGCAAATTCATAAATAG